A region of the archaeon BMS3Bbin15 genome:
TAAATAAAATCTTATTGCACTTGTGCCGTGGTCTATTCCGAGATAACTCATATTGATAATAAATCAATATTTAACTATGTTATCTGTTTCAAAAAGATTAGCATGATTTGCAATTAGTATGCAGGAAATTGCTATCTCACTTTCTGCTGAAATTGGTGACTCTCAGCTCTTCAAGAATCCTCTCCTTATTCACATCTGGAATCTCAATTTCACCTGGAGTATAGACGCAATAAGGGTCCTCAGCAAGATAATCCCCTGTCACAGCATAGGCTCTTGACCTTGACCCCCTGCATATATCATTAAACTCACACACTCTGCACTTGCCCTTAAGCATCTCAGTATTCTGCATATCACCAAGAATCTTTGCCCCGGAATATATTTCCTTCAAAGTGCTATCTCTCACATTCCCCAGTTCGATAGGCAGGAAGCTTGAAGGATACACTTCACTCTCGTGAGCAACAAATATGCCCTTGCCGAAATTCCTGTTCTTTGCCCTGTAGCTTCCTATGCTCTGAACAACCTCTGGCTCCTGATAGCTATCCAGAACCTTTGATAATCTTTCTCTGAGATTTGTATAGAGTTTTCCCTGCTTGAGAACATCTTCACCCAAATCTCCCTTTTCAACCAGCCTTCTGAGAACAGCAACCCGTCTGTATGGCTCTGAACCGGCGATTGCATTCACAACCATAGGTGCTTCTTTCATTATATCATAGATGAAGTTGAATATATCTTCATATTCCTCAGGCGTCAGAGCATACTCTTCCTTTGCCCTGCCTGTTGGTATTAGCATGTAGAGATACCATCCTTTTGCCCCGAGTTTGTGTGCCAGTTCCATTATGTCCGGGAGCTGTTCTGCATTGAATCTTGTGACAGTTGTTAAAAGCCTGAATGGAAGGTTCAACTCCCGCATGATTTTAGATGCCTTTAAAAGCTGCCCGAAGGTGCCATCAACTCCCCGAAAAGTGTCATGAGTGGCTCTGTCTTTACCATCTATGCTGAGAGCAACAACATCCACACCGGCCTCTTTTAACATTTCAATATTCTTCCTGTTGAGCAATGGTGTTGTGCTCGGAGCTATGGTTGTGCTTATACCCAGTTCACTGGAATATTTTATAAGCTTGAAAATATCGCTGCGCATCAGGGCATTGCCACCTGTTATTCTGAGCACAGGGTAGGGCTTACCGAATTCAGCAATCTGTTCTATTAACTCAAAGCTCTCTTCAGTTGTAAGCTCATTCGGGTCTGGCTTCGTTTTTGCGGATGCCTTGCAGTGTTTGCATTTTAAACCGCATGCAATTGTAGATTCCCACATTACAGAAACTGGCTTCTCTGACATGATATTCCTCCATTAGAAGGATAAAGATAACAATTATAAATCTGATACTGAAGGTTCACAATGCTCTATTTTCAAAGCCTCTGAAATTTCTCAGCAGGTAATAGCCAGTAGCAAACCAGTAGGTTATTAAGGCCACTTCAGTCAGCGAGGGATTACCAGAGCAGCTTCAATGGCTTCTCTGAAGGTTATAACAAAACTTGCAAGCATTAAATCACCTTTTTGGCCCACACAATTAGGTTAACCTAATTCACTGGTGTAAGGTTTTCTGTACTGGAAAAACTTTATATCATCCAGACAGGACTAAATAATATGGATTTTAATCTATTTGAAATTACCCCATCAAAATATTTAAATGGTTTATTGATATTTATATTCTTTCTAATAATAGCTAAAATTGTTGATATTTTTGTAACTAAGACTATAAAAGATGCTGTTTCCAGGACGAGCTGGAAATTTGATGATAGAATAGTTGAAATTATCCATTATCCTCTATTCTTTACAATTTTAATAGCTGGTATTCTTGAAACGACATATTACATCTCTCCACCTATGAATATTAGTTTTTATGTTTCAGGTGTATTCAAGTCTTTGGGAGTAATAATATGGACCATTGCACTTTATAGACTCACCTCAGTTTTCATGGAGGCTTTACCTGCAAAAATTTCTTTTTTTGCAGATGCTGAGAAAGAGCTTGCTCCCCTGTTTGAAAATCTAACAAAAGTCGTAATTATTGGCGCAGCAATCATGGCACTTCTATCCGTCTGGAATAAGAATATTACACCTATTGTCGCATCCGCAGGTATTGCAGGATTTGCAGTAGCCTTTGCTGCCAAAGATACAATAGCAAACTTTTTTGGAGGAATAAGTGTTTTTATGGACAAACCATATAGGATTGGTGATTATGTTATTCTTGATTCTGGGGAGAGAGGTGCAGTTGTTGCCATTGGTCTGAGAAGCACAAAAATGCTCACGAGGGATGAAGTGCTTATAAGCATACCAAACTCTATAATGGCAAGTTCGAAAATAATCAATCAAAGCGCTCCTAAACCAAGGTTTAGAGTTAGAGTTCCTATAGGGGTTGCATATGGTAGTGATGTTGATAAGGTTGAGGAAATTCTTATTGATATCGCCCGTGGAAATGAATATGTTACTAAGAAACCAATACCCAGGGTAAGATTCAGGAGCTTTGGTGGTTATTCCCTTGAATTTGAGCTTCTGGCATGGGTGATTGAGCCAAAGTACATGGGTAGGGTGGTTCATATTATCAATAAGGAGATATATGCTCGATTTGCTGAAGAAGGCATAGAGATACCATATCCAAAGATGGATATCTACATGAAAAAGTAAGCTTTGATAATGGTTTCTACAAAATTTATATTGGTAGTTTTTCTACTCATAGGAAAACATTTATAATGAAAAATCGTGATAGATGTATAAGGCAGTTGTCGTAGAGGTGATGATATGAAATTAGCTTATGTTGGATTGCCCTGTCAGCTTCAGGCATTAAGAAAGCTTCAGTTTTTCTCTGAAGACTTGGAACAAACCTGGGCTGATAGTGTAAATCTGAGTATTGGACTCTTCTGCAGGGAGAACTGGGCTTACACCTGCTTCAGGGCCATGGTAGAGGACGATTTTGGAGTTAAATTAAATGAAGTTGAGAAGTTTGACATTAAGAAGGGAAAGATTATTGGTAATACCGGAGGAAAAACTATTCTAAAAATTCCTCTGCCAGAATCCAAGCCATTTGTCAGAATCGGTTGTCAGGTATGTCTGGATTTCAGTGGAGAATTATGTGATTTAAGCGTGGGTGCAGTGGGCACACCTCCAAAGACGAGCACAGTTATAGTTAGAACAGCCAGAGGCATGGAGCTTCTGAATGCTGCCGAAAAAGCCGGTTATGTGGATATAAAGCATATAGATGATGTTAAGCCAGGAGTGAAGCTGGTTAAGAAGCTCACAGATGATAAGAGAGAAGAGAATCTTGAAGAGGCACAGCGGAGAGAAAAGGCAGGGTATGTTCCAAAGCATATTTCCACCATGGGTACAGATAATACAGAAGCTATAGTTGAAGA
Encoded here:
- the mscS_2 gene encoding small-conductance mechanosensitive channel; translated protein: MDFNLFEITPSKYLNGLLIFIFFLIIAKIVDIFVTKTIKDAVSRTSWKFDDRIVEIIHYPLFFTILIAGILETTYYISPPMNISFYVSGVFKSLGVIIWTIALYRLTSVFMEALPAKISFFADAEKELAPLFENLTKVVIIGAAIMALLSVWNKNITPIVASAGIAGFAVAFAAKDTIANFFGGISVFMDKPYRIGDYVILDSGERGAVVAIGLRSTKMLTRDEVLISIPNSIMASSKIINQSAPKPRFRVRVPIGVAYGSDVDKVEEILIDIARGNEYVTKKPIPRVRFRSFGGYSLEFELLAWVIEPKYMGRVVHIINKEIYARFAEEGIEIPYPKMDIYMKK
- the albA_4 gene encoding antilisterial bacteriocin subtilosin biosynthesis protein AlbA, producing MSEKPVSVMWESTIACGLKCKHCKASAKTKPDPNELTTEESFELIEQIAEFGKPYPVLRITGGNALMRSDIFKLIKYSSELGISTTIAPSTTPLLNRKNIEMLKEAGVDVVALSIDGKDRATHDTFRGVDGTFGQLLKASKIMRELNLPFRLLTTVTRFNAEQLPDIMELAHKLGAKGWYLYMLIPTGRAKEEYALTPEEYEDIFNFIYDIMKEAPMVVNAIAGSEPYRRVAVLRRLVEKGDLGEDVLKQGKLYTNLRERLSKVLDSYQEPEVVQSIGSYRAKNRNFGKGIFVAHESEVYPSSFLPIELGNVRDSTLKEIYSGAKILGDMQNTEMLKGKCRVCEFNDICRGSRSRAYAVTGDYLAEDPYCVYTPGEIEIPDVNKERILEELRVTNFSRK
- a CDS encoding coenzyme F420-reducing hydrogenase subunit beta codes for the protein MKLAYVGLPCQLQALRKLQFFSEDLEQTWADSVNLSIGLFCRENWAYTCFRAMVEDDFGVKLNEVEKFDIKKGKIIGNTGGKTILKIPLPESKPFVRIGCQVCLDFSGELCDLSVGAVGTPPKTSTVIVRTARGMELLNAAEKAGYVDIKHIDDVKPGVKLVKKLTDDKREENLEEAQRREKAGYVPKHISTMGTDNTEAIVEEAKTKSFADLEKDVIDAGMCISCGTCVSVSPDKLKMDEERPKLKDRDSETLWKSYLACPRTSLPVLVMNDDLFGHEGNINKDSLGRYIDIFAVRATEKADLKKWQDGGAVTALLAYAMSEGMIDEVISAKHKYWKPEPAVSKNLEELYDSAGTIYSYATNMPVLREEAEK